In the Longimicrobiales bacterium genome, one interval contains:
- a CDS encoding radical SAM protein — MAEPTSMPPDMSSAETNSWIRSLRSPKPDLDAWKPYAFEVEDELSRGGSVDPTGTVFITNRECPFTCLMCDLWQYTTDESVPLGAVDAQVETALAMMPDIRHVKLYNAGNFFDDRAITPEDRAAVAARVGGFETVVLENHPNLVDDRVAGWRDTAGTNVDVAMGLETIHPDVLPRLNKRMTADDFESATAKLLTVDINVRAFVLVRAPFMTEEEGVEWACRSVEWAFSVGVECCSVIPTRAGNGALDALAASGEFAQPSLASLEEVADHCVGLGKGRVFADLWDVDRIAACPDCLAARVDRLRTLNHTQQVLGRIVCACGT, encoded by the coding sequence ATGGCTGAGCCGACTTCGATGCCGCCGGACATGTCGAGCGCGGAGACGAACAGCTGGATTCGTTCGCTCAGAAGTCCGAAGCCTGATCTCGATGCGTGGAAGCCCTATGCCTTCGAGGTAGAGGACGAACTCAGTCGTGGTGGGTCCGTCGACCCGACCGGCACCGTGTTCATCACCAACCGTGAGTGCCCGTTCACGTGCCTCATGTGCGACTTGTGGCAGTACACGACGGATGAATCGGTCCCTTTGGGCGCCGTCGACGCTCAGGTCGAAACAGCGCTCGCGATGATGCCTGACATCAGGCACGTGAAGCTCTACAACGCTGGCAACTTCTTCGACGATAGGGCGATCACGCCGGAAGATCGCGCGGCCGTTGCGGCCCGTGTTGGCGGCTTCGAGACCGTAGTGCTCGAGAATCACCCCAATCTTGTAGACGACCGCGTGGCGGGATGGAGGGACACCGCCGGCACGAACGTCGATGTGGCGATGGGCCTCGAGACGATTCACCCGGATGTGCTTCCTCGTCTCAACAAGCGGATGACCGCGGATGACTTCGAATCAGCCACGGCGAAGTTGCTCACCGTTGATATCAACGTGCGCGCGTTCGTCCTCGTGCGTGCGCCCTTCATGACGGAGGAAGAGGGGGTCGAGTGGGCGTGTCGGTCCGTCGAGTGGGCGTTTTCAGTGGGGGTCGAATGCTGCTCGGTGATACCGACCCGAGCGGGGAATGGAGCGCTGGATGCCCTGGCCGCCTCGGGCGAATTCGCGCAGCCCTCGCTCGCTTCGCTCGAAGAGGTTGCGGACCACTGCGTGGGGCTCGGTAAGGGCAGGGTGTTCGCGGACCTGTGGGACGTCGACCGAATCGCAGCGTGTCCAGACTGTCTGGCAGCTCGGGTCGATCGCCTGCGGACGCTAAACCACACCCAGCAGGTCCTGGGACGCATAGTGTGCGCGTGCGGCACGTGA
- a CDS encoding FAD-dependent oxidoreductase yields the protein MTDICDVVVIGGGFGGTLVAMCLADQGRDVVVIERETHPRFAIGESSTPLANWVLRDLANRYGLDELHPLTRYGTWKEEHPEVGVGPKRGFSFFAHRAGKPFAPCDDRSNELLVAASPSEAEADTQWLRSDVDGFFAERARSRGVEVLEATEVVEARRDQGWRLGVRASDGSVRTLRADFVIDGSGGGSPIPGALGLKDDRATLATSSRALFAHFEGVKPWADVYESVGGNTGPHPFPSDDAALHHVLPEGWMWMLRFDHGVTSVGALLTSDETGLPAEEEWSRLLGRYPSVSVQMAEARSLRPLARTGLLQRRLRPAAGPDWVLLPGAAYFIDPFLSPGNAHTLFGVERIARMFESWPNTEKIASALSRYDEALQREIDFLDALIHGSYSAFNSFSVLSAFSMYYFAGAICSEVRREKGEAEPSDGFLFTHDDEFRSRVHSAYLDVLNLTSDGPAEPEAAANFAERVRVDIEPFNPAGLCDPGKLNLYPYV from the coding sequence ATGACTGACATCTGTGATGTAGTGGTGATCGGCGGTGGCTTCGGAGGCACCCTAGTCGCGATGTGCCTGGCGGATCAGGGCCGGGACGTCGTTGTCATCGAGAGAGAGACCCATCCTCGGTTTGCCATCGGGGAATCGTCGACCCCGCTCGCGAATTGGGTGCTCCGGGATCTCGCGAATCGGTATGGGCTCGATGAACTGCATCCCCTCACGCGATACGGCACGTGGAAGGAGGAGCACCCCGAAGTCGGAGTAGGCCCAAAACGTGGGTTCAGCTTCTTTGCGCACCGAGCAGGGAAGCCCTTCGCGCCCTGTGATGACCGGTCCAACGAATTGCTCGTGGCCGCGAGTCCGTCAGAGGCCGAGGCGGACACTCAATGGCTCCGCTCAGACGTCGACGGCTTTTTCGCGGAGCGAGCGAGGTCCCGTGGCGTCGAAGTACTCGAAGCAACTGAGGTGGTCGAGGCCCGGCGTGATCAGGGGTGGCGCCTGGGTGTCAGGGCCAGTGACGGTTCGGTTCGGACGCTCCGGGCGGACTTCGTCATCGATGGGTCGGGCGGTGGGAGTCCCATTCCCGGAGCGCTTGGTCTGAAGGACGATCGGGCTACGCTTGCTACCAGCTCCCGGGCGCTCTTCGCTCACTTCGAGGGAGTGAAGCCCTGGGCGGACGTCTACGAATCAGTGGGTGGGAATACCGGGCCCCATCCGTTTCCCTCGGACGACGCGGCGCTCCACCACGTCTTGCCGGAGGGCTGGATGTGGATGCTCCGCTTCGATCATGGAGTGACGAGCGTGGGGGCTCTGCTCACCTCGGACGAGACCGGCCTGCCAGCCGAAGAGGAATGGAGCCGGCTGCTCGGGCGGTATCCGTCCGTTTCAGTCCAGATGGCGGAAGCTCGATCGCTTCGGCCCCTGGCGCGGACCGGGCTGCTTCAGCGGCGCCTTCGACCCGCTGCGGGGCCGGACTGGGTGCTCCTTCCGGGAGCTGCCTACTTCATCGACCCGTTCCTCAGTCCTGGGAATGCCCACACGCTCTTCGGTGTGGAACGGATCGCTCGAATGTTCGAGTCCTGGCCGAATACGGAGAAGATCGCGAGTGCCCTCTCACGGTACGACGAGGCGCTCCAGCGAGAGATCGACTTCCTCGACGCTCTCATCCATGGAAGTTACTCCGCCTTCAACTCCTTTTCTGTGCTATCCGCGTTCAGCATGTACTACTTCGCAGGCGCGATCTGTAGTGAGGTTCGGCGGGAGAAGGGCGAGGCCGAGCCCTCAGATGGGTTCCTGTTCACGCACGACGACGAGTTCCGGTCACGCGTCCATTCGGCGTACTTGGACGTTTTGAATTTGACGAGTGACGGGCCGGCGGAGCCTGAGGCCGCCGCCAACTTTGCTGAGCGCGTGCGCGTCGATATCGAGCCCTTCAACCCGGCGGGTCTGTGTGATCCGGGGAAGCTGAACCTGTACCCGTACGTGTAG